A DNA window from Thalassospiraceae bacterium LMO-JJ14 contains the following coding sequences:
- the hisD gene encoding histidinol dehydrogenase, translating to MTREYLKKATLTSRSDSSETAEIVSTILAEIEAGGEEKALEYAAKFDKYEGNIVLSPEEIEAAGAKLPQKLKDDILFAYDNVRRFAEAQKNTVADFEYEINEGLIAGQKAIPVSAAGCYVPAGRYRHIASAIMTVTTAAVAGCQHISVCSAPQPETGVDPGVAYAAHVCGADTIMAIGGVQAVASMAFGLFGQPKANIIVGPGNQFVAEAKRMLYGRVGIDMIAGPTDSLILADKDADAHIVATDLVSQAEHGYNSPVWLVTDHRPLAEDVMARVPDLIADLPELNRGNAEAAWRDYAEVIVCSDREEMARTSDEYAPEHLTVQADDLDWWLGRLQCYGSLFLGEETTVSYGDKASGTNHVLPTSGAATYTGGLSVHKYMKIVTWQRATREGAKKVAEATARISRLEGMEGHARAADVRLAKYFPGENFDLTAKG from the coding sequence ATGACCCGCGAGTACCTTAAGAAAGCCACGTTGACATCGCGCTCGGATTCTAGCGAAACGGCTGAAATCGTTTCCACGATCCTTGCCGAGATTGAAGCGGGCGGTGAAGAAAAAGCGCTCGAGTATGCCGCGAAGTTCGATAAGTACGAGGGCAATATCGTACTGTCGCCAGAAGAGATCGAAGCCGCGGGGGCAAAGCTTCCGCAAAAGCTTAAGGACGATATTCTCTTTGCTTACGACAACGTCCGCCGGTTCGCGGAAGCCCAAAAGAACACGGTTGCGGATTTCGAGTACGAGATAAATGAGGGACTGATTGCCGGACAAAAAGCGATACCGGTATCCGCCGCCGGCTGTTACGTGCCGGCGGGGCGGTACCGCCATATCGCCAGCGCCATCATGACGGTGACGACGGCTGCTGTCGCCGGGTGCCAGCATATTTCGGTTTGTTCCGCGCCTCAGCCTGAAACGGGCGTCGATCCGGGGGTCGCTTATGCGGCGCATGTTTGCGGCGCGGATACGATTATGGCCATCGGCGGAGTGCAGGCTGTGGCGTCCATGGCGTTCGGCTTGTTCGGACAGCCCAAGGCGAACATCATTGTCGGTCCGGGCAATCAGTTTGTCGCTGAGGCAAAGCGCATGCTGTATGGCCGTGTCGGCATCGACATGATCGCCGGTCCGACGGACAGCTTGATCCTGGCCGACAAGGATGCCGATGCCCATATCGTTGCCACCGATCTCGTTAGCCAGGCGGAGCACGGTTACAACTCACCGGTTTGGCTGGTTACCGACCATCGGCCGTTGGCTGAGGATGTCATGGCCCGTGTGCCGGACCTTATCGCTGACCTGCCGGAACTCAACCGTGGGAATGCAGAAGCGGCATGGCGCGATTATGCCGAGGTGATTGTCTGTTCAGACCGCGAGGAAATGGCCAGAACGTCGGACGAATATGCGCCGGAGCATCTGACCGTTCAGGCGGATGATCTGGATTGGTGGCTGGGTCGGTTACAATGTTATGGGTCGCTGTTTCTCGGCGAAGAAACCACTGTCTCTTATGGGGACAAGGCTTCCGGGACCAACCATGTTCTGCCAACCTCGGGAGCAGCCACGTATACGGGCGGCCTCAGTGTCCACAAGTATATGAAGATCGTGACCTGGCAACGGGCCACCCGCGAAGGCGCCAAGAAAGTTGCCGAAGCGACCGCGCGGATTTCGAGACTGGAAGGGATGGAAGGCCATGCACGGGCTGCGGATGTCAGGCTTGCCAAGTACTTCCCAGGTGAAAACTTCGACCTTACAGCCAAAGGATAG
- a CDS encoding universal stress protein has protein sequence MYQKVLVPMALDHGISPQTLEIARALLSPGGSIVALHVFEVPKGSVSAYVGDDVIQKGFDKAAEILREKVSHLDGVVTDIIRGEAHRKIIDYAVEHGCDCIVIGSHKPDITDYFIGSTAARVVRHAPCAVHVHRDS, from the coding sequence ATGTATCAAAAGGTCCTAGTACCCATGGCATTGGACCATGGAATTTCACCACAGACTTTGGAGATCGCCCGGGCACTTTTGTCGCCGGGAGGGTCGATCGTCGCCCTGCATGTATTCGAGGTGCCGAAGGGTTCGGTCTCCGCCTATGTTGGTGACGATGTCATCCAAAAGGGTTTCGATAAGGCAGCCGAGATTTTGCGGGAGAAGGTCTCTCATCTTGACGGTGTCGTCACAGACATCATTCGCGGAGAAGCCCATCGCAAGATCATCGATTACGCCGTCGAGCATGGTTGTGATTGTATCGTCATCGGGTCCCATAAACCGGATATCACTGACTACTTTATCGGTTCGACCGCCGCGCGGGTGGTCAGGCACGCGCCCTGCGCAGTCCATGTGCATCGCGACTCCTGA
- a CDS encoding SDR family oxidoreductase: MPSQFDLTGSVALVTGASSGIGRRMAGALAGAGAKVILAGRNEARLGEAQASITEAGGAAETVTADLNDKAVIDDLYARATAPFGAPTILVNAAGINLREPWAEISMESWDRTIHLNLSVPFFLARACVPGMADKGYGRIINIASLQSYRAFANSMPYGASKGGVVQLTRAMAEAWSKDKINANAVAPGFFPTELTQAVFNNPQLVAHNAKMTAIGRNGELADLDGITVFLASPASAYITGQTIPVDGGFTAK; this comes from the coding sequence ATGCCGTCGCAATTTGATCTTACTGGTTCTGTCGCTCTGGTCACCGGCGCATCTTCCGGCATCGGCCGGCGCATGGCCGGTGCGCTGGCGGGGGCCGGTGCCAAGGTGATACTTGCCGGTCGGAACGAAGCGCGTCTTGGCGAGGCGCAGGCGTCGATTACAGAGGCAGGCGGCGCGGCAGAGACCGTGACCGCCGACCTGAACGACAAGGCCGTCATCGACGATCTGTATGCCCGCGCCACCGCACCGTTCGGGGCGCCGACGATCCTCGTCAATGCGGCGGGCATAAACCTGCGTGAACCGTGGGCCGAGATCAGCATGGAAAGTTGGGACAGGACCATTCACCTGAACCTGAGCGTGCCGTTTTTCCTGGCCCGCGCCTGTGTGCCGGGGATGGCCGATAAGGGCTATGGCCGGATCATCAACATCGCATCGCTGCAAAGCTACCGGGCGTTTGCCAACTCCATGCCGTATGGCGCGTCGAAGGGCGGGGTCGTGCAATTGACCCGCGCCATGGCCGAAGCGTGGTCGAAGGATAAAATCAACGCCAACGCCGTTGCCCCCGGGTTTTTTCCGACCGAGCTGACTCAGGCGGTTTTCAACAATCCGCAACTCGTCGCGCACAATGCGAAAATGACGGCCATCGGGCGCAACGGCGAACTCGCGGACCTTGACGGCATAACGGTATTTCTGGCCTCGCCCGCGTCGGCCTACATCACCGGCCAGACGATCCCCGTCGACGGCGGCTTTACCGCCAAGTAG
- a CDS encoding alcohol dehydrogenase catalytic domain-containing protein, with amino-acid sequence MKALVYTGPKQIVFQDSPDPEAEAGDVLIEVGAVGICGSDMHAYLGHDERRPAPLILGHEAAGVVRGGMHDGKRVVVNPLVTCGVCRDCLSGRENLCAKREIISMPPRQGAFAEKIVIPARNMIEVPENLDLTHAALAEPLATSWHGVALADRHAARPLAEARALVMGSGAVGLGAALALRAFGCSDVTVGETNELRRKTAFSQGFDKVVDPTVDGALDAGFADVVIDAVGNKHTRAAAVRSARPGSVIVHIGLGDGTDGFDARRVTLQEITFVGAYTYTMTDFRATLAAMASGALGDLDWIEARGLEDGIQAFDDLLEGRTGAAKIILHPASL; translated from the coding sequence ATGAAAGCACTCGTCTATACCGGTCCGAAACAGATCGTCTTTCAGGATTCCCCGGACCCCGAAGCCGAAGCAGGCGATGTCCTGATCGAGGTCGGTGCGGTCGGCATTTGCGGATCGGACATGCATGCCTATCTCGGTCATGACGAGCGCCGTCCGGCGCCGCTGATCCTGGGACACGAGGCCGCGGGCGTGGTCCGTGGCGGCATGCATGACGGCAAGCGCGTGGTCGTCAATCCGCTGGTGACATGCGGGGTGTGCCGCGATTGTCTGTCGGGCCGCGAGAACCTGTGCGCCAAGCGGGAAATCATCTCGATGCCGCCACGCCAGGGCGCGTTCGCCGAAAAGATCGTGATCCCGGCGCGCAACATGATCGAGGTGCCGGAAAATCTCGACCTGACCCATGCCGCGCTGGCCGAGCCGCTGGCGACGTCGTGGCACGGGGTGGCGCTGGCCGACCGTCACGCGGCGAGGCCGCTGGCCGAAGCCCGTGCACTGGTCATGGGATCGGGGGCCGTCGGGCTGGGGGCGGCACTGGCGCTCAGGGCCTTCGGCTGCTCAGACGTGACGGTTGGCGAAACCAACGAATTGCGCCGCAAGACGGCCTTCTCGCAGGGCTTCGACAAGGTCGTCGATCCCACTGTTGACGGCGCGCTGGATGCGGGCTTCGCCGATGTCGTCATCGATGCGGTGGGCAACAAGCATACCCGCGCCGCGGCGGTGCGTTCGGCCCGGCCCGGTTCGGTGATCGTGCATATCGGCTTGGGCGATGGGACCGACGGCTTCGATGCCCGGCGCGTAACGCTGCAGGAAATCACCTTCGTCGGCGCCTACACCTATACCATGACGGATTTTCGCGCCACGCTGGCGGCGATGGCGTCAGGCGCGCTCGGCGATCTCGACTGGATCGAGGCACGCGGCCTCGAAGACGGTATTCAGGCCTTCGACGACCTGCTCGAAGGCCGCACCGGGGCGGCCAAGATCATCCTCCACCCGGCTTCTTTGTAG
- a CDS encoding SDR family NAD(P)-dependent oxidoreductase: protein MPETLFKAGNTAVITGAALGIGRAAAHRFAALGMRVCMADLASEDFDAALDVVRKAAADPEHVMAVSADVADLGQMSKLRDTVTGRFGPVDVLMNNAVSRVGPGFWDDLNDWRRTVDVNLWGVIHGVRAFVPGMIESGRPGYVINMGSKQGITNPPGNTVYNLTKAAIKSFTESLQHELRNGDNPNVSAHLVIPGWTTTGHREHKPGAWLPEQVVDVMMPRIENGDFYIVCPDGEVTPGMDRARILWSAGDVTENRPALSRWHGGYGDAFKAFETD from the coding sequence ATGCCCGAAACCCTTTTCAAGGCCGGCAACACCGCCGTTATCACCGGTGCCGCGCTCGGCATCGGCCGTGCCGCCGCGCACCGTTTCGCCGCTCTCGGCATGCGGGTTTGCATGGCCGATCTGGCGTCCGAAGATTTCGATGCCGCACTGGACGTCGTCCGCAAAGCCGCCGCCGATCCGGAACACGTCATGGCCGTCAGCGCCGACGTCGCCGACTTGGGCCAGATGAGCAAACTGCGCGACACCGTCACCGGCAGGTTCGGCCCTGTCGATGTCCTGATGAACAATGCCGTGAGCCGTGTCGGCCCCGGTTTCTGGGATGACCTCAATGACTGGCGGCGCACCGTCGACGTCAACCTGTGGGGTGTCATTCATGGCGTCAGGGCCTTTGTACCCGGGATGATCGAAAGCGGCCGGCCGGGATACGTCATCAACATGGGCTCCAAACAGGGCATCACCAATCCGCCCGGCAACACCGTCTATAACCTGACCAAGGCGGCGATCAAATCCTTCACGGAAAGCCTGCAACACGAACTGCGCAACGGCGATAATCCGAACGTCTCGGCGCATCTGGTGATCCCCGGCTGGACAACCACCGGGCACCGCGAACACAAACCCGGCGCGTGGCTGCCCGAACAGGTCGTCGACGTGATGATGCCCCGGATCGAGAACGGCGATTTCTATATCGTCTGCCCCGACGGCGAAGTGACGCCGGGCATGGACCGCGCCCGCATCCTGTGGAGCGCCGGCGACGTCACCGAAAACCGTCCGGCGCTGTCGCGCTGGCACGGCGGTTACGGCGATGCCTTCAAGGCTTTCGAGACGGATTAG